The following proteins come from a genomic window of Burkholderia stabilis:
- the alc gene encoding allantoicase, which translates to MAAPILDPNAPAFTRRYMNLADPRLGAQALFASDEFFAPKERMLNPEPAVFIPGKYDDHGKWMDGWETRRKRTTGHDFCVVRLARPGVIHGVDLDTSHFTGNFPPAASIDACVADGDTPPDTAEWRTIVPATTLQGNSHHYVSVDDTQPYTHLRVNLYPDGGLARLRVYGQPQRDWRQVPAGELVDLAAIENGGYLVAANNQHFGPASQMLMPGRGVNMGDGWETRRRREPGNDWAIVALARPGIIRRVEVDTAFFKGNFPDRCSLQAARVAGGTDDSLVTQAMFWAELLGEQKLTMDHVHTFDQLAALGPVTHVRFNIFPDGGVSRLRLWGEPA; encoded by the coding sequence ATGGCAGCCCCCATCCTCGATCCGAACGCGCCGGCGTTTACGCGGCGTTACATGAACCTCGCCGACCCGCGCCTCGGTGCGCAGGCATTGTTCGCGAGCGACGAATTCTTCGCGCCGAAAGAGCGCATGCTGAACCCCGAGCCGGCCGTGTTCATTCCCGGCAAGTACGACGACCACGGCAAGTGGATGGACGGCTGGGAAACGCGCCGCAAGCGTACGACCGGCCACGACTTCTGCGTGGTGCGGCTCGCGCGGCCGGGCGTGATCCACGGTGTCGACCTCGATACGAGCCACTTCACCGGCAACTTCCCGCCGGCCGCGTCGATCGACGCGTGCGTCGCCGACGGCGATACGCCGCCGGACACAGCCGAATGGCGAACGATCGTCCCCGCGACGACGCTGCAGGGCAATTCGCATCACTACGTGAGCGTCGACGATACGCAGCCGTATACACACCTGCGCGTGAACCTGTATCCGGACGGCGGCCTCGCGCGGCTGCGCGTGTACGGCCAGCCGCAACGCGACTGGCGCCAGGTGCCGGCCGGCGAACTCGTCGACCTCGCGGCGATCGAGAACGGCGGTTATCTGGTGGCCGCGAACAACCAGCACTTCGGCCCGGCGTCGCAGATGCTGATGCCGGGGCGCGGCGTGAACATGGGCGACGGCTGGGAAACGCGGCGCCGCCGCGAGCCCGGCAACGACTGGGCGATCGTCGCGCTGGCGCGGCCGGGCATCATCAGGCGCGTCGAGGTCGATACGGCGTTCTTCAAGGGCAACTTCCCCGATCGCTGCTCGCTGCAGGCCGCGCGGGTGGCGGGCGGCACCGACGATTCGCTCGTCACGCAGGCGATGTTCTGGGCCGAACTGCTCGGCGAGCAGAAGCTGACGATGGACCACGTGCACACGTTCGACCAGCTCGCGGCGCTCGGCCCCGTCACGCATGTGCGTTTCAACATCTTCCCGGACGGCGGCGTGTCGCGCCTGCGTCTGTGGGGCGAGCCGGCTTGA
- a CDS encoding C4-dicarboxylate transporter DctA translates to MSKFLNSLFGRVVVALILGIALGAFFPHFAESLRPLGDGFLKLIKMVIGPIVFCVVVSGMANAGDLKKVGRVGLKAVIYFEIMTTLALGIGLILAWLTRPGVGMNIDLRSLDASSLASYAKNAESLKDTAGYLMKIIPETAIDAFAKGDILQILVFAVLFGSALSLLGDKAQRVNSLIEELSHVFFRIIGFIIKLAPLGVLGAIAFTTGKYGVASLKQLGYLVAVFYLSCFVFVAVVLGTVMRLAGFSVFKLIRYLREELSIVLGTASSDAVLPQVMRKLEYMGVKDSTVGLVIPTGYSFNLDGFSIYLTLAVLFIAQATNTPLSTHDLIVVLLVSLVTSKGAHGIPGSAIVILAATLSAIPAIPGLGLVLILPVDWFVGIARAVTNLIGNCVATVVVAVWENDIDRARATRVLNRELRYVPAEEEGNPAPVAGDQAHAL, encoded by the coding sequence GTGTCGAAATTCCTCAATTCGCTGTTTGGCCGGGTAGTCGTCGCATTGATCCTGGGGATCGCGCTAGGCGCGTTCTTCCCGCATTTCGCCGAATCGTTAAGGCCGCTCGGCGACGGCTTCCTGAAGCTCATCAAGATGGTCATCGGCCCGATCGTGTTCTGCGTCGTGGTCAGCGGGATGGCCAATGCGGGCGACCTGAAGAAGGTCGGCCGGGTCGGCCTGAAGGCCGTCATCTACTTCGAGATCATGACGACGCTCGCGCTCGGCATCGGCCTCATCCTCGCGTGGCTCACGCGGCCGGGCGTCGGGATGAACATCGACCTGCGCTCGCTCGACGCGTCGTCGCTCGCGTCATACGCGAAGAACGCCGAAAGCCTGAAGGACACGGCCGGCTACCTGATGAAGATCATCCCCGAGACCGCGATCGACGCGTTCGCGAAGGGCGACATCCTGCAGATCCTCGTGTTCGCGGTGCTGTTCGGCTCCGCGCTGTCGCTGCTCGGCGACAAGGCGCAGCGCGTCAACTCGCTGATCGAGGAACTGTCGCACGTGTTCTTCCGTATCATCGGCTTCATCATCAAGCTCGCGCCGCTCGGCGTGCTCGGCGCGATCGCGTTCACGACCGGCAAGTACGGCGTCGCGTCGCTCAAGCAGCTCGGTTATCTCGTTGCCGTGTTCTACCTGAGCTGCTTCGTGTTCGTCGCGGTCGTGCTCGGCACGGTGATGCGGCTCGCGGGCTTCTCGGTGTTCAAGCTGATCCGCTACCTGCGCGAGGAACTGTCGATCGTGCTCGGTACGGCGTCGTCGGACGCGGTGCTGCCGCAGGTGATGCGCAAGCTCGAATACATGGGCGTCAAGGATTCGACGGTCGGCCTCGTGATCCCGACCGGCTACTCGTTCAACCTCGACGGCTTCTCGATCTACCTGACGCTCGCCGTGCTGTTCATCGCGCAGGCCACCAACACGCCGCTGTCGACGCATGACCTGATCGTCGTGCTGCTCGTGTCGCTCGTCACGTCGAAGGGCGCGCACGGGATTCCCGGCTCGGCGATCGTGATTCTCGCGGCGACGCTGTCGGCGATTCCCGCGATTCCGGGGCTCGGCCTTGTGCTGATCCTGCCGGTCGACTGGTTCGTCGGGATCGCCCGCGCGGTGACCAACCTGATCGGCAACTGCGTCGCGACGGTCGTGGTCGCGGTGTGGGAGAACGACATCGACCGCGCCCGCGCGACGCGCGTGCTGAATCGCGAGTTGCGCTACGTGCCGGCCGAAGAGGAAGGCAACCCGGCGCCGGTCGCGGGCGACCAGGCCCACGCGCTCTGA
- a CDS encoding FadR/GntR family transcriptional regulator — protein sequence MPVRPAKVHIMKNVPHTVTDAAIATIRDRIEAGVYPVGSLLPAQRQLSEELEISRASLREALSTLEALGMLRIRAGKGVYVESAQATAAHAWRFAEQSSPPDTYQMRYALEGFAARMAAHVVTDDDIAWFEDNLADLHVALTESALDEASQLDFDFHMRIIHLAGNAAIESVLRSSADIMKESQRMPFYRRELLLSTWHEHRAIVDALIARDAAAAGTAIETHIANAAQRAGIFFPTPRA from the coding sequence ATGCCGGTCAGACCGGCCAAAGTTCACATCATGAAAAACGTTCCGCATACCGTGACCGACGCCGCCATCGCGACGATCCGCGACCGGATCGAGGCAGGCGTGTATCCGGTCGGCAGCCTGCTGCCGGCCCAGCGCCAGCTCTCCGAGGAGCTGGAGATCAGCCGTGCGTCGCTGCGCGAAGCGCTGTCGACGCTCGAGGCGCTCGGGATGCTGCGCATCCGCGCGGGCAAGGGCGTGTACGTCGAAAGCGCGCAGGCGACGGCCGCGCATGCGTGGCGGTTCGCCGAGCAGTCGTCGCCGCCCGACACGTACCAGATGCGCTATGCGCTCGAAGGGTTCGCCGCGCGGATGGCCGCGCACGTCGTCACCGACGACGACATCGCATGGTTCGAGGACAACCTCGCCGACCTGCACGTCGCGCTGACCGAAAGCGCGCTCGACGAAGCATCGCAGCTCGACTTCGACTTCCACATGCGGATCATCCATCTCGCCGGCAATGCGGCGATCGAATCGGTGCTGCGCAGCAGCGCGGACATCATGAAGGAAAGCCAGCGCATGCCGTTCTACCGGCGCGAGCTGCTGCTGTCGACGTGGCACGAGCACCGCGCGATCGTCGACGCGCTGATCGCCCGCGACGCGGCAGCCGCGGGCACCGCGATCGAAACCCACATCGCGAACGCCGCGCAGCGCGCGGGCATCTTCTTCCCGACGCCGCGCGCGTAA
- the cynR gene encoding transcriptional regulator CynR — MLLRHIRYFLAVAEQRSFTRAADVLHVSQPTLSQQVRQLEETLGVQLFDRSGRTVQLTEFGEVYARHARAALHELDTGQRALHDVADLGSGSLRLAMMPTFAAYLSGSLIDAFHADYPNVALTIDAMPQERIEALLADDRLDAGFAFVPPRAPDIDALPLWDEPLALVTGRTHRLARRRRALTPAELCGEPLVLLSRAFATRESIDRYFIEHGARPLIAIETNTISAVLELVRRGRLATVLPDAIARGSGDLCALEIDPPLPTRTAALLTRKGAYRSVAARAFIERALAYRDPSGG, encoded by the coding sequence ATGCTTCTCCGCCACATTCGCTATTTCCTGGCCGTCGCCGAGCAGCGCAGTTTCACGCGTGCGGCCGACGTGCTGCACGTGTCGCAGCCGACGCTGTCGCAGCAGGTCCGCCAGCTCGAGGAAACGCTCGGCGTGCAGCTGTTCGACCGCTCGGGCCGCACGGTGCAGCTCACCGAATTCGGCGAGGTCTATGCGCGCCATGCGCGCGCGGCGCTGCACGAGCTCGACACGGGGCAGCGTGCGCTGCACGACGTCGCCGATCTCGGCAGCGGTTCGCTGCGACTCGCGATGATGCCGACCTTCGCGGCCTACCTGAGCGGTTCGCTGATCGACGCGTTCCATGCCGATTATCCGAACGTCGCGCTGACGATCGACGCGATGCCGCAGGAGCGCATCGAGGCGCTGCTCGCCGACGACCGGCTCGATGCGGGTTTCGCGTTCGTGCCGCCGCGCGCGCCGGACATCGACGCGCTGCCGCTGTGGGACGAACCGCTCGCGCTCGTGACGGGCCGCACGCATCGACTCGCGCGGCGCCGCCGCGCGCTGACGCCGGCCGAGCTTTGCGGCGAGCCGCTGGTGCTGCTGAGTCGCGCGTTCGCGACGCGCGAGAGCATCGACCGGTATTTCATCGAGCATGGCGCGCGGCCGTTGATCGCGATCGAGACGAATACGATCAGCGCGGTGCTGGAGCTCGTGCGACGCGGCCGGCTCGCGACGGTGCTGCCTGATGCGATCGCGCGCGGGAGCGGCGACCTGTGCGCGCTGGAGATCGATCCGCCGCTGCCGACGCGCACGGCCGCGCTGCTCACGCGCAAGGGCGCGTACCGCAGCGTCGCGGCGCGCGCGTTCATCGAGCGCGCGCTCGCGTATCGCGATCCGTCGGGAGGTTGA
- a CDS encoding MFS transporter, translating to MEPHHDNHPPLTRGMTLLFACACGIVIGNIYYAQPLLAAIARSFGRAPTELGYLVTLTQLGYAASLLLIVPLGDAVNRHTLIVRLLMLNVVALVAVTLSTNFTMFVVANVAVGFVTCSTQLLVPFAASLADARTRGRAVGTVMSGLLLGILLARVAAGAIADGFGWRAVYGIAAVMVLALTIVLAIKLPKDRRDARLDYAALMKSLVALVRAQPLIALRSTYGALVFACFSLLWTGLTFLLSQPPYGYSEGQIGLFGIVGAVGALAATSAGRLVDRGHGNAATGLFAAAVLASFALIATGAHSLAALIAGILLLDVGVQGMHISNQSVIYALAGNARSRATTIYLTSYFIGGALGSFAASVAYGIDGWRGVCIAGAALAGVLIALWLASQRVGVRQVTQ from the coding sequence ATGGAACCGCATCACGACAACCATCCTCCCCTGACCCGCGGCATGACGCTGCTGTTCGCCTGTGCGTGCGGCATCGTCATCGGCAACATCTATTACGCGCAGCCGCTGCTCGCCGCGATCGCGCGCAGCTTCGGGCGCGCGCCGACCGAACTCGGTTATCTCGTCACGCTGACGCAGCTCGGTTATGCGGCGAGCCTGCTGCTGATCGTTCCGCTCGGCGACGCGGTCAACCGCCATACGCTGATCGTGCGGCTGCTGATGCTCAACGTCGTCGCGCTGGTCGCGGTCACGCTCAGCACCAATTTCACGATGTTCGTCGTCGCGAACGTCGCGGTCGGCTTCGTCACGTGCTCGACGCAGCTGCTCGTGCCGTTCGCGGCATCGCTCGCCGACGCGCGCACGCGCGGCCGCGCGGTCGGCACCGTGATGAGCGGGCTGCTGCTCGGCATCCTGCTCGCCCGCGTCGCAGCCGGCGCGATCGCCGACGGGTTCGGCTGGCGCGCGGTGTACGGCATCGCCGCGGTGATGGTGCTCGCGCTGACCATCGTGCTCGCCATCAAGCTGCCGAAGGACCGCCGCGATGCGCGGCTCGACTACGCGGCACTGATGAAGTCGCTCGTCGCGCTGGTACGCGCGCAGCCGCTGATCGCGCTGCGCTCCACGTACGGCGCGCTCGTGTTCGCGTGCTTCAGCCTGCTGTGGACCGGCCTCACGTTCCTGCTGAGCCAGCCGCCGTACGGCTATAGCGAAGGGCAGATCGGCCTGTTCGGGATCGTCGGCGCGGTGGGCGCACTCGCGGCGACGTCGGCCGGCCGGCTCGTCGATCGCGGGCACGGCAATGCGGCGACGGGGCTGTTCGCGGCCGCCGTGCTCGCGTCGTTCGCGCTGATCGCGACCGGCGCGCATTCGCTCGCGGCGCTGATCGCGGGCATCCTGCTGCTCGACGTCGGCGTGCAGGGCATGCACATCTCGAACCAGAGCGTGATCTACGCGCTCGCGGGCAACGCGCGCAGCCGCGCGACGACGATCTACCTGACGAGCTACTTCATCGGCGGCGCGCTCGGGTCGTTCGCGGCGAGCGTCGCGTACGGCATCGACGGCTGGCGCGGCGTGTGCATCGCGGGCGCGGCGCTCGCGGGTGTGCTGATCGCGCTGTGGCTTGCGTCGCAGCGCGTCGGCGTGCGGCAGGTCACGCAGTAA
- a CDS encoding L-idonate 5-dehydrogenase produces MRMRCMCVVIHGPNDLRLEEQDAGEIGPGQVRVDVAMGGICGSDLHYFRHGGFGAIRLQQPMVLGHEVAGTVAAVAPDVTSVKVGDRVAVNPSRPCGACRYCLEGLPNQCLDMRFYGSAMRMPHVQGAFRNALVCDAAQCVKVADHVPLSLAALAEPFAVGLHAVSRAGPLIGKRVFVSGCGPIGVLAVAAARVHGAAEVVATDVVDAPLEVARALGADRTINAATDAEWVARYGADKGTFDVMIECSGNARALRDGLDVMRPRGVVVQLGLGGDVSLPQNVVVAKELSICGSFRFHAEFALAVQLINAGRVDLQPAVTRVFPMRDANLAFELAGDRQRAMKVLIDFADEAA; encoded by the coding sequence ATGCGTATGCGCTGCATGTGTGTCGTGATTCACGGGCCGAACGACCTGCGGCTCGAAGAGCAGGACGCCGGCGAGATCGGCCCGGGCCAGGTGCGCGTCGATGTCGCGATGGGCGGCATCTGCGGCTCCGACCTGCATTACTTCCGGCACGGCGGTTTCGGCGCGATCCGGCTGCAGCAGCCGATGGTGCTCGGCCACGAGGTTGCCGGCACGGTCGCGGCGGTCGCGCCGGACGTGACGTCGGTGAAGGTCGGCGATCGCGTCGCGGTCAATCCGAGCCGGCCGTGCGGCGCGTGCCGCTACTGCCTCGAAGGTTTGCCGAACCAGTGCCTCGACATGCGCTTCTACGGCAGCGCGATGCGGATGCCGCACGTGCAGGGCGCGTTTCGTAACGCGCTCGTGTGCGACGCGGCGCAGTGCGTGAAAGTTGCCGATCATGTGCCGTTGTCGCTCGCGGCGCTCGCCGAGCCGTTCGCGGTCGGGTTGCATGCGGTGTCGCGCGCAGGCCCGCTGATCGGCAAGCGCGTGTTCGTGTCGGGCTGCGGGCCGATCGGCGTGCTGGCCGTTGCGGCTGCGCGCGTGCACGGCGCGGCGGAAGTCGTCGCGACCGACGTCGTCGATGCGCCGCTGGAAGTCGCCCGCGCGCTCGGCGCCGATCGCACGATCAATGCGGCCACCGATGCCGAATGGGTCGCGCGCTACGGCGCGGACAAAGGCACGTTCGACGTGATGATCGAGTGCTCGGGCAATGCGCGCGCGCTGCGCGACGGCCTCGACGTGATGCGTCCGCGCGGTGTCGTCGTGCAGCTCGGGCTCGGCGGCGACGTCAGCCTGCCGCAGAACGTCGTGGTCGCGAAGGAGTTGTCGATCTGCGGATCGTTCCGCTTCCATGCGGAATTCGCGCTCGCCGTGCAGCTGATCAACGCGGGACGCGTCGACCTGCAGCCGGCCGTGACGCGCGTGTTCCCGATGCGCGACGCGAACCTGGCGTTCGAGCTGGCAGGCGACCGGCAGCGCGCGATGAAGGTGCTGATCGATTTCGCAGACGAGGCCGCATGA
- a CDS encoding 2-hydroxyacid dehydrogenase has product MAHESTQRPELLMTGPYQPWDDAWLSSGYDVRRLWEAADRAAFLAEQGAGVRAIATRGDLGANAELIAALPKLEIIACYGVGTDAIDLAAARERGIRVTNTPDVLTGDVADLGVGLALAMLRRIGAGDAYVRSGAWRDGDMPLVTRLYGKRVGVVGFGRIGTTLARRLSGFDVELGYFDVAPRADSPHRFFGDLAELAGWCDLLIVTLAGGPSTRGLVDARVLDALGPNGYLVNVSRGTTVDEPALLDALERGAIAGAALDVFWNEPRIDPRFLALSNVLLQPHHASGTIETRQAMGWLVRDNLAAHFAGEPLLTPVV; this is encoded by the coding sequence ATGGCGCACGAATCGACCCAGCGGCCCGAACTGCTGATGACGGGCCCTTACCAGCCGTGGGACGACGCATGGCTGTCGTCCGGCTACGACGTACGCCGGCTGTGGGAGGCCGCCGACCGCGCGGCGTTCCTCGCCGAACAGGGCGCCGGCGTGCGCGCGATCGCGACGCGCGGCGATCTTGGCGCAAATGCCGAGCTGATCGCCGCGCTGCCGAAGCTCGAGATCATCGCGTGCTACGGCGTCGGCACCGATGCGATCGATCTCGCCGCGGCACGCGAGCGCGGCATCCGCGTGACGAACACGCCCGACGTGCTGACCGGCGACGTCGCCGATCTCGGCGTCGGGCTCGCGCTCGCGATGCTGCGCCGGATCGGCGCCGGCGACGCGTACGTGCGTTCCGGCGCGTGGCGCGACGGCGACATGCCGCTCGTCACGCGGCTCTACGGCAAGCGCGTCGGCGTCGTCGGCTTCGGCCGGATCGGCACGACGCTCGCGCGCCGGTTGTCGGGCTTCGACGTCGAGCTCGGCTACTTCGACGTCGCGCCGCGCGCAGACAGCCCGCACCGCTTCTTCGGCGACCTGGCCGAGCTGGCCGGCTGGTGCGACCTGCTGATCGTCACGCTCGCGGGCGGGCCGTCGACGCGCGGGCTCGTCGATGCGCGCGTGCTCGACGCGCTCGGGCCGAACGGCTATCTCGTGAACGTGTCGCGCGGCACGACCGTCGACGAGCCTGCGCTGCTCGACGCGCTCGAGCGCGGCGCGATCGCCGGGGCCGCGCTCGACGTGTTCTGGAACGAACCGCGCATCGACCCGCGTTTTCTCGCGTTGTCGAACGTGCTGCTGCAGCCGCATCATGCGAGCGGCACGATCGAGACGCGTCAGGCGATGGGCTGGCTGGTGCGCGACAACCTGGCCGCGCACTTCGCCGGCGAGCCGCTGCTCACGCCGGTCGTCTGA
- a CDS encoding MFS transporter, with product MDRTSPPPARHDARSGAPDDTVERRGVDTKQLNRAAWTCSLGSALEYYDFALYTLASALVFGPLFFPAQTTEMRLIASFGTYFVGFAVRPLGGVVFGVLGDRIGRKFVLTATVLLMGVASTLIGVLPTFATAGYWAPALLVLLRILQGLGAGAEQAGAAVLMTEYAPPGKRGFYASLPFLGIQLGTVLAAAVYFLLLANIDRVTDGWGWRVPFLLSAVIVAVGLYMRVRLQESPTFVRLEKRAQVSANPLKSAVQHSKRTLLIGIGLRMAENGGSSIYQALAVSYLAGVIGMKGPIGALALVCAATVGACTVPLAGRLSDRFGRVRVYRTFAWLQLALAFPVWWIFSQGNVVASVIAISIAQGFANWGMLGAQAALLPELFGARHRYMGVSFSREVSAVLAGGIAPLVGATLIATVIALHGGDHAAGVRAWVPIAAYLVLLTLITLFTTARMPETLNRDLDDPLDAAQASPEPGADPLARHA from the coding sequence ATGGATCGCACTTCCCCGCCGCCCGCGCGGCACGATGCAAGGTCCGGCGCGCCGGACGACACCGTCGAGCGCCGCGGCGTCGACACGAAGCAGCTCAATCGCGCGGCGTGGACCTGCTCGCTCGGCAGCGCGCTCGAGTACTACGATTTCGCGTTGTACACGCTCGCGTCGGCGCTGGTCTTCGGGCCGCTGTTCTTCCCCGCGCAAACCACGGAGATGCGGCTGATCGCGAGTTTCGGCACGTACTTCGTCGGCTTCGCGGTGCGCCCGCTCGGCGGCGTCGTGTTCGGCGTGCTCGGCGACCGGATCGGCCGCAAGTTCGTGCTGACGGCGACGGTGCTGCTGATGGGCGTTGCGAGCACGCTGATCGGCGTGTTGCCGACCTTCGCGACGGCCGGCTACTGGGCGCCCGCGCTGCTCGTGCTGCTGCGCATCCTGCAAGGCCTCGGCGCCGGCGCGGAGCAGGCCGGCGCGGCGGTGCTGATGACCGAATACGCGCCGCCCGGCAAGCGCGGCTTCTATGCGTCGCTGCCGTTTCTCGGCATCCAGCTCGGCACCGTGCTCGCGGCTGCCGTCTATTTCCTGCTGCTCGCGAACATCGACCGCGTCACCGACGGCTGGGGCTGGCGCGTGCCGTTCCTGCTCAGCGCGGTGATCGTCGCGGTCGGGCTCTACATGCGCGTGCGGCTGCAGGAGTCGCCGACCTTCGTGCGGCTCGAGAAGCGCGCGCAGGTCTCGGCGAATCCGCTGAAGAGCGCCGTGCAGCATTCGAAGCGCACGCTGCTGATCGGCATCGGCCTGCGGATGGCCGAGAACGGCGGCTCGTCGATCTATCAAGCGCTCGCGGTCAGCTATCTCGCCGGCGTGATCGGGATGAAGGGGCCGATCGGCGCGCTCGCGCTGGTGTGCGCGGCGACCGTCGGCGCATGCACGGTGCCGCTCGCGGGCCGGCTGAGCGACCGCTTCGGCCGCGTGCGCGTGTACCGCACGTTCGCATGGCTGCAACTCGCGCTCGCGTTCCCGGTGTGGTGGATCTTCAGCCAGGGGAACGTGGTCGCGAGCGTCATCGCGATCTCGATCGCGCAGGGCTTCGCGAACTGGGGGATGCTCGGCGCGCAGGCCGCGCTGTTGCCCGAGCTGTTCGGCGCGCGCCATCGCTACATGGGCGTGTCGTTCTCGCGTGAAGTGTCGGCGGTGCTGGCGGGCGGGATCGCGCCGCTCGTCGGCGCGACCCTCATCGCGACGGTGATCGCGCTGCACGGCGGCGACCACGCGGCCGGCGTGCGCGCGTGGGTGCCGATCGCCGCGTATCTGGTGCTGCTGACGCTGATCACGCTGTTCACGACCGCGCGGATGCCGGAAACGCTGAACCGCGATCTCGACGATCCGCTCGATGCGGCGCAGGCGTCGCCCGAGCCGGGCGCCGATCCGCTCGCCCGGCACGCATGA
- a CDS encoding SDR family NAD(P)-dependent oxidoreductase, with the protein MTNALDRFRLDGRRALITGSGRGIGLTLARGLAEAGAAIVINDRNEEKAATLARHFREEGFAADHAVFDVAEHAQVRTAIDDFEARVGAIDILVNNAGIQRRAPLDTFEPDDWHALMRVNLDGVFNVAQAVARHMIARGRGKIINICSVQSELARPTIAPYAATKGAVRMLTKGMCADWARHGIQANGLAPGYFETELNRALVDDAAFSDWLCKRTPAGRWGRVDELCGAAIFLASAASDFVNGQTLFVDGGLTSAV; encoded by the coding sequence ATGACGAACGCGCTTGACCGGTTCCGCCTGGACGGCCGCCGCGCATTGATCACCGGTTCGGGGCGCGGGATCGGGCTGACGCTCGCCCGCGGGCTCGCGGAAGCCGGCGCGGCGATCGTCATCAACGATCGCAATGAGGAGAAGGCCGCGACGCTCGCGCGCCATTTCCGCGAGGAAGGCTTTGCGGCCGACCACGCGGTGTTCGACGTCGCCGAGCACGCGCAGGTGCGCACGGCGATCGACGATTTCGAGGCGCGCGTCGGCGCGATCGACATCCTCGTGAACAACGCGGGCATCCAGCGCCGCGCGCCGCTCGACACATTCGAACCCGACGACTGGCATGCGCTGATGCGCGTGAACCTCGACGGCGTGTTCAACGTCGCGCAGGCCGTCGCGCGGCACATGATCGCGCGCGGCCGCGGGAAGATCATCAACATCTGCTCGGTGCAGAGCGAGCTCGCGCGGCCGACGATCGCGCCGTATGCGGCGACGAAGGGCGCGGTGCGGATGCTGACTAAAGGGATGTGCGCCGACTGGGCGCGCCACGGCATCCAGGCGAACGGCCTCGCGCCCGGTTATTTCGAAACCGAACTGAATCGCGCACTGGTCGACGACGCGGCGTTCTCGGACTGGCTGTGCAAGCGCACGCCTGCCGGCCGCTGGGGGCGCGTCGACGAGCTGTGCGGCGCGGCGATCTTCCTCGCGTCGGCCGCGTCCGATTTCGTGAACGGCCAGACGCTGTTCGTCGACGGCGGGCTGACCAGCGCCGTCTGA
- a CDS encoding LysR substrate-binding domain-containing protein has protein sequence MELKQLRAFVTLAEELHFGRAAQRLFIVQPALSMQIKALEEELGARLFERDRHKVELSDTGRVFLPEARATLQQAARAEQMARLSSRGEIGTLRIAFVSSVLPALLPAVLRTMRERYPLITLELKDMPTPDQIAALRDRRIDFGMIRLPAAYAGIDTRVVLEEGFVVALPLDHPLAAHDAIAPAALRGQPAFVLARRYAPGFHDDMLLALSRAGTTLEIAQEFGEFTTMLALVAAGMGIGLIPAEAASALPPNVLARPLDLAGHRTGIGLAWTDLDSPLKRAFVDALEQVTAERR, from the coding sequence ATGGAACTCAAGCAATTGCGCGCCTTCGTCACGCTCGCGGAAGAGCTGCATTTCGGGCGCGCCGCGCAGCGCCTGTTCATCGTTCAGCCCGCGCTGAGCATGCAGATCAAGGCGCTCGAGGAAGAACTCGGCGCGCGCCTGTTCGAGCGCGACCGCCACAAGGTCGAACTGAGCGATACCGGGCGCGTGTTCCTGCCCGAAGCACGGGCCACGCTGCAACAGGCCGCGCGCGCGGAACAGATGGCGCGGCTGTCGAGCCGCGGCGAGATCGGCACGCTGCGGATCGCGTTCGTGTCGTCGGTGCTGCCCGCGCTGCTGCCGGCCGTGCTGCGCACGATGCGCGAGCGCTATCCGCTGATCACGCTGGAACTGAAGGACATGCCGACGCCCGACCAGATCGCCGCGCTGCGCGACCGGCGCATCGATTTCGGGATGATCCGGCTGCCGGCCGCGTACGCGGGCATCGACACGCGCGTGGTGCTCGAAGAAGGCTTCGTCGTCGCGCTGCCGCTCGACCATCCGCTCGCCGCGCACGACGCGATCGCGCCGGCCGCGCTGCGCGGCCAGCCCGCGTTCGTGCTCGCGCGCCGTTATGCGCCCGGCTTTCACGACGACATGCTGCTCGCGCTGAGCCGCGCGGGCACGACGCTCGAAATCGCGCAGGAGTTCGGGGAGTTCACGACGATGCTCGCGCTCGTCGCGGCGGGGATGGGAATCGGGCTGATTCCGGCGGAAGCGGCCAGCGCGCTGCCGCCGAACGTGCTGGCGCGGCCGCTCGACCTGGCCGGCCACCGCACCGGCATCGGCCTCGCGTGGACCGACCTCGACAGCCCGCTGAAACGCGCGTTCGTCGACGCGCTCGAACAGGTGACGGCGGAGCGGCGATGA